Proteins from a single region of Catenulispora acidiphila DSM 44928:
- a CDS encoding PIG-L deacetylase family protein produces MTLATTDELAELPSDWSRALCVTAHPDDMEFGGAGAVAAWTTAGKDVAYLLLTRGEAGIDGMEPDQAAKVREAEQRASAAVVGVRTVEFRDHRDGMIEAGLGLRRDIAHAIRRFRPELVVGYNHHETTFTGKHNSPDHRTVGQALLDAVGDAGNRWVFAEPGLEPWGGVKYVAMTSSPFPTHAVDVSEHVDAAVASMAEHREYLKGLGYTGSVRDPLVGLYTQTGLRFAGRPAIAFELVTV; encoded by the coding sequence ATGACGCTCGCTACGACGGATGAACTCGCGGAACTGCCCTCGGACTGGAGCCGAGCCCTGTGCGTGACAGCGCACCCGGACGACATGGAGTTCGGCGGCGCCGGCGCGGTCGCGGCCTGGACCACCGCCGGCAAGGACGTCGCCTACCTGCTCCTGACGCGCGGCGAGGCCGGCATCGACGGCATGGAGCCGGACCAGGCGGCCAAGGTGCGCGAGGCCGAACAACGCGCCAGCGCGGCCGTGGTCGGCGTGCGGACCGTGGAGTTCCGGGACCACCGCGACGGGATGATCGAGGCCGGACTCGGGCTGCGCCGGGACATCGCACACGCGATCCGGCGCTTCCGGCCGGAACTCGTCGTCGGCTACAACCACCACGAGACGACCTTCACCGGCAAGCACAACTCCCCCGACCACCGCACCGTCGGCCAGGCGCTCCTGGACGCGGTCGGCGACGCGGGCAACCGGTGGGTGTTCGCCGAGCCGGGACTGGAGCCGTGGGGCGGGGTGAAGTACGTCGCGATGACCTCCTCGCCGTTTCCCACGCACGCGGTAGACGTCTCAGAGCACGTCGACGCCGCCGTGGCCTCGATGGCGGAGCACCGGGAGTATCTCAAAGGCCTGGGTTACACCGGCTCGGTGCGCGATCCGCTGGTCGGCTTGTACACACAGACCGGCCTGCGTTTCGCAGGACGGCCGGCGATCGCCTTCGAACTCGTCACCGTCTAG
- a CDS encoding DUF6059 family protein: MESSASARPRTRLSRAVRAVLRWTGRAIVSALQGVCVASCRLAGIPMEDDLSAPRPPASPEPQTWDGPPPGHPERLLPPGVALSSAETEIWCRLGGVIRWP, encoded by the coding sequence ATGGAGTCTTCCGCATCCGCACGGCCCAGGACGCGCTTGTCCCGCGCCGTGCGCGCAGTGCTCAGGTGGACTGGCCGGGCGATCGTCTCGGCGCTCCAAGGGGTGTGCGTCGCCTCGTGCCGCCTGGCCGGTATCCCGATGGAGGACGACCTTTCCGCGCCGCGTCCTCCCGCGTCGCCGGAACCGCAGACCTGGGACGGACCGCCGCCGGGGCACCCGGAGCGGCTGCTGCCGCCCGGTGTCGCGCTCAGCTCGGCGGAAACGGAGATCTGGTGCCGGCTCGGCGGTGTGATCCGCTGGCCGTGA